In Lacibacter sp. H375, one DNA window encodes the following:
- a CDS encoding bestrophin family protein, whose product MLTNRIINPKMIIQFAWRLQAVCFVISGLVFVAHDFLGIKSIAIPFLPVATIGTAVAFYVGFKNNSAYDRLWEARRIWGSITNASRMWGAMVADVVASRADSPEEATAVKKELMYRHIAWLNMLRLQLRRKPVFHESWYVSSPKLQVVRDVFGDEKFEDQAAEVMTKFLNATEIKELERKPNVASALMKRQNEELIHLKNKGWLDEFEHSDMGKLVFEFYNQQGASERIKSFPFPRQYASFSTVFVFIFITLLPFSLIGELAKLNADINWMVIPFTMLIAWVFAVMEQIGDASENPFDNGINDIPMTAICRNIEIELREMLGEKELPARIEPVKGILM is encoded by the coding sequence TACAGGCAGTGTGTTTTGTGATCAGTGGACTTGTATTTGTTGCGCATGATTTTTTAGGCATTAAATCAATTGCCATTCCGTTTTTACCTGTAGCAACCATTGGTACTGCTGTTGCATTTTATGTTGGCTTTAAAAATAACTCTGCCTATGATCGTTTGTGGGAGGCAAGAAGGATTTGGGGAAGTATTACCAATGCAAGCCGCATGTGGGGTGCAATGGTAGCAGACGTAGTTGCTTCAAGAGCTGATTCACCCGAAGAAGCAACTGCTGTGAAAAAAGAATTAATGTACAGGCATATTGCCTGGTTGAATATGCTTCGTTTGCAATTGCGTCGTAAACCAGTTTTTCATGAATCATGGTATGTGTCTTCTCCCAAGCTGCAGGTTGTACGGGATGTATTTGGTGATGAGAAATTTGAAGACCAGGCCGCCGAAGTGATGACAAAGTTTTTAAATGCAACTGAAATAAAAGAATTGGAACGTAAACCAAATGTTGCATCTGCATTAATGAAACGCCAGAACGAAGAATTGATCCACCTTAAAAATAAAGGATGGCTCGATGAGTTTGAACACAGCGATATGGGAAAACTGGTTTTTGAATTTTACAATCAACAAGGCGCATCGGAGCGTATCAAAAGTTTCCCTTTCCCCCGACAGTATGCAAGTTTCAGTACAGTGTTTGTATTCATCTTCATTACACTGCTTCCTTTTTCACTGATTGGTGAACTGGCAAAACTGAATGCCGACATTAACTGGATGGTTATTCCTTTCACTATGTTGATCGCTTGGGTGTTTGCTGTGATGGAGCAGATAGGTGATGCAAGTGAAAATCCATTCGATAATGGGATCAATGATATTCCAATGACAGCTATTTGCCGAAATATTGAAATTGAACTTCGTGAAATGCTGGGCGAAAAAGAATTACCTGCACGTATTGAACCGGTGAAAGGGATATTGATGTAG